A single genomic interval of Acidovorax sp. 1608163 harbors:
- a CDS encoding amidohydrolase family protein yields MDHANLLAIDIHTHAEVSCWNPFDNYGEEYDRAADKYFKNGRRPTIAETVAYYREQKIGLVMFTVDAESKMGRRRIPNEEIAEAAKANSDMMMAFASIDPHKGKMGAREARRLIEEHGIRGFKFHPTVQAYHPYDKMAWPIYEVIAEYGMPAIFHTGHSGIGSGMRCGGGLRLEYSNPMHLDDVAIDFPDMQIVMAHPSFPWQDEALSVATHKPNVWIDLSGWSPKYFPKQLVQYANTLLKDRILFGSDYPLITPERWMKDFQEAGFKPEVMPGILKGNAVRLLGLDKAAVSPGV; encoded by the coding sequence ATGGACCACGCCAACCTGCTCGCCATCGACATCCACACCCACGCTGAGGTGAGCTGCTGGAACCCGTTTGACAACTACGGCGAGGAATACGACCGCGCCGCCGACAAGTACTTCAAGAACGGCCGCCGCCCCACCATCGCCGAGACGGTGGCTTACTACCGCGAGCAGAAGATTGGCCTGGTGATGTTCACCGTGGACGCAGAGTCCAAGATGGGCCGCCGCCGCATCCCCAACGAAGAGATCGCCGAGGCGGCCAAGGCCAACAGCGACATGATGATGGCGTTTGCCAGCATCGACCCGCACAAGGGCAAGATGGGCGCGCGCGAGGCCCGCCGCTTGATCGAAGAGCATGGCATCCGGGGCTTCAAGTTCCACCCCACGGTGCAGGCCTACCACCCCTACGACAAGATGGCCTGGCCCATCTACGAGGTGATTGCCGAATACGGCATGCCCGCCATCTTCCACACCGGCCATAGCGGCATCGGCAGCGGCATGCGCTGCGGTGGCGGCCTGCGGCTCGAATACAGCAACCCCATGCACCTGGACGATGTGGCGATCGACTTCCCCGACATGCAGATCGTGATGGCGCACCCGAGCTTTCCGTGGCAGGACGAGGCGCTCTCTGTGGCCACGCACAAGCCCAATGTGTGGATCGACCTGTCGGGCTGGAGTCCTAAGTACTTCCCCAAGCAACTGGTGCAGTACGCGAACACGCTGCTCAAGGACCGCATTCTGTTCGGCAGCGACTACCCACTGATCACGCCCGAGCGCTGGATGAAGGACTTCCAGGAAGCGGGCTTCAAGCCCGAGGTGATGCCCGGCATCTTGAAGGGCAATGCGGTGCGGTTGCTGGGGCTGGACAAGGCTGCGGTGTCTCCTGGGGTGTGA
- a CDS encoding crotonase/enoyl-CoA hydratase family protein — translation MTHPDIHFELRGDHQEVAVIRLTRSAKRNALNDGLILALRDLFETMPASVRAAVIDGEGPHFCAGLDLSELKERDAGQGLHHSRMWHAALERVQYGPVPVIAALHGAVVGGGLELASACHIRVADESTFYALPEGSRGIFVGGGGAVRIPKLIGAARMTDMMLTGRVYNAQDGEKAGFAQYLVPEGQAFDKAFELAVRVAQNAPLTNYALMHALPRIAEQPADQGFFTEAMMAAIAQSAPEAKQRLADFLEGRAAKVKTTP, via the coding sequence ATGACCCATCCAGACATCCATTTCGAGCTGCGCGGCGACCACCAGGAAGTGGCCGTGATCCGCCTGACCCGCAGTGCCAAGCGCAATGCCTTGAACGACGGCCTGATCCTGGCCCTGCGTGACCTGTTTGAAACCATGCCCGCCAGCGTGCGCGCTGCCGTCATTGATGGCGAAGGCCCCCACTTCTGCGCGGGGCTGGACCTGTCAGAGCTCAAAGAGCGCGACGCAGGTCAGGGCCTGCACCACTCGCGCATGTGGCATGCCGCGCTGGAGCGCGTGCAGTACGGCCCCGTGCCCGTCATCGCGGCGCTGCACGGCGCTGTGGTGGGCGGTGGGCTGGAGTTGGCCAGCGCCTGCCACATCCGCGTGGCCGATGAATCCACCTTCTACGCCCTGCCCGAGGGCTCGCGTGGCATCTTCGTGGGCGGCGGCGGCGCAGTGCGCATCCCCAAGCTGATCGGCGCTGCGCGCATGACGGACATGATGCTCACCGGCCGCGTCTACAACGCGCAAGACGGTGAAAAAGCGGGCTTTGCCCAGTACCTCGTGCCCGAAGGCCAGGCGTTTGACAAGGCCTTTGAGCTGGCCGTGCGCGTAGCGCAGAACGCACCGCTGACCAACTACGCCCTGATGCACGCCCTGCCCCGCATTGCCGAACAGCCTGCCGACCAGGGCTTCTTCACCGAAGCCATGATGGCCGCGATTGCCCAGAGCGCGCCGGAAGCCAAGCAGCGCCTGGCCGATTTCTTAGAAGGCCGCGCAGCCAAAGTGAAAACCACCCCCTGA
- a CDS encoding feruloyl-CoA synthase, translated as MTPAASTARYRPMNFGVTRVNLREGAPGVRYLQADLPLGAFARRVTDYLVHWAEATPDHSFLARREQLGTGKPLQTGDWQHVSYAQALDAARSIGQALLDRGLNAERPVVVLSENTIEHALLALGCIYAGVPYCPVSPAYATVSQDYDKLRHVIATLTPGLVFAADGARYGKAIEATVAADVEVVLAQGSIEGRATQTFGSLKATPATPAVDAAMHATGPGTIVKFLFTSGSTKMPKPVINTQRMWCANLQQISLSLPVLAEAPPVLVDWLPWNHTFGSNHNFGLTLMHGGTLYIDDGKPTGALIGETLRNLREIAPTVYFNVPTGFEMIAEAMKADAQLRTNLLSRVRMFFYSGAGLAQPVWDSLHATQEAAIGERIVMCTGLGMTESAPSAMFCNSPDVRSGHIGAPVPGMVLKLVDVDGKTEVRYRGPNVTPGYWRSDAATRDAFDDEGYLCTGDAVKWIDEDNIHRGLAFDGRIAEDFKLSTGTFVSVGPMRAKIIVAGAPYIQDVVLTGLNMKEVGALLFPSPACREVAGLGPDAPWADVVDHPAVRQRIEAVLDELAREATGSASRVARALLMTEPPSIDLGEITDKGSVNQRAVLKHRDALVQALHADTAPHILKPGA; from the coding sequence ATGACCCCCGCTGCATCCACTGCCCGCTACCGCCCGATGAACTTCGGCGTCACCCGGGTCAACCTGCGCGAAGGCGCGCCGGGCGTGCGCTACCTGCAGGCCGACTTGCCGCTGGGCGCCTTTGCACGGCGCGTGACGGACTACCTGGTGCACTGGGCCGAGGCCACGCCCGACCACAGCTTTCTGGCGCGGCGCGAGCAGCTGGGCACAGGCAAGCCGTTGCAGACGGGCGACTGGCAGCATGTGAGCTACGCCCAAGCGCTCGACGCCGCCCGCAGCATTGGCCAAGCCCTGCTGGACCGGGGCCTGAATGCCGAGCGCCCGGTGGTGGTGCTGAGCGAGAACACCATCGAACACGCGCTGCTGGCACTGGGCTGCATCTACGCGGGGGTGCCCTACTGCCCCGTGTCGCCCGCCTACGCCACCGTGAGTCAGGACTACGACAAGCTGCGCCACGTCATCGCCACCCTCACCCCAGGGCTGGTGTTTGCGGCCGACGGTGCGCGCTACGGCAAAGCCATTGAAGCCACCGTGGCCGCCGATGTGGAGGTGGTGCTGGCCCAGGGCAGCATCGAAGGCCGCGCCACCCAGACGTTCGGCAGCCTCAAAGCCACCCCCGCCACGCCTGCCGTGGATGCGGCCATGCACGCCACCGGCCCCGGCACCATCGTGAAGTTCCTGTTCACCAGCGGCTCCACCAAGATGCCCAAGCCGGTCATCAACACCCAGCGCATGTGGTGCGCCAACTTGCAGCAAATCTCGCTGTCGCTGCCCGTGCTGGCCGAAGCCCCGCCCGTGCTGGTGGACTGGCTGCCATGGAACCACACCTTCGGCAGCAACCACAACTTCGGCCTCACGCTGATGCACGGCGGCACGCTCTACATCGACGACGGCAAGCCCACGGGCGCGCTGATTGGCGAAACCCTGCGCAACCTGCGCGAGATCGCGCCCACCGTGTACTTCAACGTGCCCACCGGCTTTGAAATGATTGCCGAGGCGATGAAGGCCGATGCGCAGTTGCGCACCAACCTGCTGTCGCGCGTGCGCATGTTCTTCTACTCGGGCGCCGGGCTGGCCCAGCCCGTGTGGGACAGCCTGCACGCCACGCAAGAGGCCGCCATTGGCGAGCGCATCGTGATGTGCACCGGCTTAGGGATGACCGAATCTGCCCCCTCGGCCATGTTCTGCAACAGCCCCGACGTGCGCTCGGGCCACATCGGCGCGCCCGTGCCCGGCATGGTGCTCAAGCTGGTCGATGTGGACGGCAAGACCGAGGTGCGCTATCGCGGCCCCAACGTCACGCCCGGCTACTGGCGCTCTGACGCGGCCACGCGTGACGCGTTCGATGACGAAGGCTACCTGTGCACCGGCGACGCCGTGAAGTGGATCGACGAGGACAACATCCACCGGGGCCTGGCGTTTGACGGCCGCATTGCCGAAGACTTCAAACTCTCCACCGGCACGTTTGTGAGCGTAGGCCCCATGCGCGCCAAGATCATCGTGGCGGGCGCGCCCTACATCCAGGACGTGGTGCTCACCGGCCTGAACATGAAAGAAGTCGGCGCCCTGCTGTTCCCCTCGCCCGCCTGCCGCGAAGTGGCGGGCCTGGGCCCGGACGCACCCTGGGCCGACGTGGTGGACCACCCCGCCGTGCGCCAGCGCATCGAGGCCGTGCTCGACGAGCTGGCCCGCGAGGCCACGGGCAGCGCCAGCCGCGTGGCCCGCGCGCTGCTGATGACAGAGCCTC